From a region of the Daphnia pulicaria isolate SC F1-1A chromosome 1, SC_F0-13Bv2, whole genome shotgun sequence genome:
- the LOC124320980 gene encoding ras-related protein Rab-14: protein MSAGPYNYSYIFKYIIIGDMGVGKSCLLHQFTEKKFMADCPHTIGVEFGTRIIEVAGQKIKLQIWDTAGQERFRAVTRSYYRGAAGALLVYDITRRSTYNHLSSWLSDARNLTNPNTVIFLIGNKSDLEAQRDVTYEEAKQFAEENELLFIEASAKTGDNVEDAFLETAKKIYQNIQDGSLDLNAAESGVQHKPLQPGRSQPQNTPNPTKEGCAC from the exons atgtcagcTGGTCCATACAATTATTCTTACATCTTCAAATACATCATTATTGGTGACATGGGAGTTGGAAAATCCTGTTTACTTCATCAGTTCACTGAAAAGAAAT TCATGGCTGATTGTCCTCATACTATTGGTGTTGAATTTGGTACCAGAATAATTGAAGTGGCTGGCCAGAAAATCAAACTTCAAATTTG ggACACAGCAGGCCAAGAACGTTTTCGTGCTGTCACACGTTCCTACTACAGAGGAGCAGCAG gTGCTTTGTTGGTCTATGATATAACTAGAAGATCTACATACAATCATCTCAGCAGTTGGCTATCAGATGCCAGAAATTTAACAAATCCCAATAca gttatttttttgattGGCAACAAATCTGACCTTGAAGCCCAACGAGATGTAACCTACGAAGAGGCGAAACAGTTTGCTGAGGAAAATGAACTTCTTTTTATCGAAGCTAGCGCAAAAACTGGTGATAACGTTGAAGACGCCTTTCTTGAAACCGCGAAAAAGATTTACCAAAACATTCAGGATGGCAG TTTGGATTTGAATGCAGCCGAATCTGGTGTCCAGCATAAACCACTTCAACCTGGGAGAAGTCAACCTCAAAATACACCGAACCCAACCAAAGAAGGTTGTGCGTGCTAG